GCTGGGAGATCAGCAGGCGCTCCGTCACCTGCTGTGTCGTCATACCGCTGATCTCCCGGAGCCGACGCAGCTCCGACCCCAGTCGGCGCCTGCTGACGGTGGGATTGACAGTGGCGCTCACAGGACGCGCACCTCCGCTCGAAAACTTTGCACAGGCGAGCAGATTGCCACGACCGGGCCCGCCGGCTCCGCTTTAGCTACGTGTCGCGCACGACGATTGGCGCCGGGCGAATGGCGGTCTCGGTTCGCATTTATTATCACCCGACTGGCCATATTTTTTGGTCCGAATAACTAGAACCCAAATATCTTTATGCTGCTTTTCATCGACGCGAATGACAGATCGCGCTTTGCGCAATATGCCAGCCAGGAGAGATCGCCCCCAGACCCGCCTCCGGGCAGTCGGCCCCTCGGGCGAAAAGCCCCTCATGCCGGAGGTGCGCTACGGGCATACCATGACAAATGGGTCATTGCACTCTCATGTGCGGCGACCCGGAAGGGCGGCCCCGGCGTGTGAATGTGCCGGGGTCGTTGTGGCGCCGTCGCTCGTAGGTCCGGACCGACAGCGAATACCCGCGGCGTGGGGTGTCGCACCCCCCCTGTCTTCCTCCTCGCCGGTGCGAACGACCCCGCGCTGGGGCCCGAGGCCATGCGGGCCCACCTGGATGCAGTGGTACCCGAATGCCGAGCTCGAGGTGCTCCCGGACACAGGGCACTACGCGCCGGAAGAGTCCCCCGAGGCCGTCGCCGCGGCCGTCGAGTGGTACCTCGGCCGCTGAGGCTTCGGGATCAGGCCGCCGGGTCGGCGGAGCCGCCGTCCGTGGGTTCGGGTGTGGTGGCGATGAGGATCTGAGCGGCCTGGGTGATGTTGTCGGCGCGGACGGCACGGGCCATTGCTTCGCGGGCGGCGTCGGCGGTGGTGTCCGGGGGAACCACCAGCAGGGCGAAGTGGTCGTTGTGGCCGCGGGTGATGAGGACGGTGTCGTCGCCGACCGGGTCGGAGTCGAGGTGCACGACCTGGCCGTCGATGACCAGGCGGGCCGGGAGGCCGTTCCAGGCGGACGCGTCCACGCCCACCCGGGTGATCGGCCCGAGATGCCCCGACAACACGCTGATCAGCGCCGGCAGCTCGGTCTCGATGTCCCGGGTGCGCGGCCACCACGCACCGTCCAGAAGCCCCTCCCGGGACCGCGTGGTCTCCAGCCGCAGCAAGGCGGTACCCGGTTTGACCGCCTGGTGGATCTCATCCGGCAGGAGCAGCGGGGACGGGTGGGGGATGTCGGAGTCAGCCATGTGGGTTCGCCCGTCTACGGGTGCGGCCGTACTGCGCCGCAGGTCGGCACCGGTGCCGGTGCCGGTCGGGCGACGTGCGGCCTGTCGTCCTTTCACGGTACTCCCGCCGCCCGCTCCACCGCCCGCCGGAAAATACCTGGTCAGACCGGCCGTAGCCCGCCGAACAGGCGTACAGTTAAAGCACCGGGAGTACTTCGCACACCGGCTTTCATGCGGGTGTCGTTTCCGGCGATCGCCTAAAAACCGGGCTGCCGACGGGCAGTCCGGGGGCAGGTCCGCATCATGACCACGACCCTCGACCGGACCGCGTCCCGCGACCTCGCCGCAGAGCTCCCGGCACGCTTGTCCCTCACCCCGAAGACCACGCTCGCCGGCCTGCTGGACGGGGCCTGGTGGCCCCACTCCCGCGACCTCGAAGCCGAGCTTCCGCCGCTCGCCGCCGCCCTGGAGGAACCCTGGGGCCGCGTCACCCGCGTCACCGTGAACCCCACCCGCTGGCCCGTCGTCCCGCACACGGTTGCCGTGGACGGGCGCACGCTGCACGTGGGCTGGTTCACCGAACAGGACCCCGACAAACTGATCCTGCTCTCCTACACCGTCGGCCGCTGGGACCTCCTCGTCATCCCGCCCGAAACCGCACCCGCCGCCGCGGCCCGCCTGATGGCCGCCGCCGCGATCCCGGGCAGCGCCCTCACCGCCGCAGTCCTGATGGCCAACGAAACCGTCATCGGGCGCGGCATCCGCGACGCCCGCACTCGCCGGGAAGCCACCTGGGAGGGCGAGGGCGGGGCCTGCATGTCGCCCTTCGGGGAGCCGATGGGACGAAGCGCCCTCCCGCTGCCCGCGAACGGCTGGAGGTGAGGTCCGTGGAGACCATCGTCCTCATCGCGGTGACCATCCTCGCGATCGCCATCGGAATGCGCTGGATCCACCTGCTCAACGCCCAGCACGACGCGCGGATCGAGGCCTACCGCTTCAGCGACCCCCTGCCGAGACCTCCCGGCCTGCCGGACGACACCGGTCGTCGAGCCCACCGCACGGATGCCGACCGGTGAGGAACAGACCTTCCTCCGACCGGGGGCAGCGGTCGGGGCGCCACGGCGCCCCGATCCGCCGACTTCTCGCCCACTCAGAAAGGGAACACGCCTACGTGAAGTACATCGAGACCCAGACACTGCCATCGCTCGGGCATGCCGAGGTACGGATCATCGCGCACACGCCCGAAGCCGCCCGAGCAGTCGCGGAAGCCCTTCGCGGCTGCTTCGCCGCGCCGGAGCAGCGCAGCTATCCCGGCCTCGACGGCGACACCCGCCTCCACCTCACCGTGGACACTGCAACACCTGCCGGCCCCGCCCGCTCCTGGCTGGCCACCAGCAGGACCCCCGTCGGCACCGGCGCCCACTCCGACGAGACCTGAGAACCCCGACGAGCCCCAACGGGCCCCGGAGCCCACCCCCGCACACGAAAGGACGCGGTCATGGCCACACTGCGGGATCGCAAGACCTACCGCGAACAGGTGCTCCGGGTCCTGTACGAAGCCGTCGAAGGCAACCGGCTCCTCGGCATCACCGGAGCACAGCTGCGGCGCGACCTCCACGTACCGGAACAGGACCTGGCCGCCGCCTGCACCTACCTCGCGGGCGAAGGCCTGATCACCGTCGACTGGGAACCGGGCAACACCCCCGCGATGGCCACCCTCACCCACGCGGGAATCCGGCGCATGGAGGCCGAGGAGGAAGAGCACGGCTGAAATCCCCTCGCACACGCGAAGAGGGCCTGGCGCCCCCGTCGCTACGGGCGCGCTACTGCCAGGATTCTCACGGCGATAGGTGGCCTGTACCGCCGCAAAACATCACTGGTACCGGAGAAGCGCCAGGGCATACCATGATGAATGGGTCGGTGCACTCTCACGTGCAGCGCCCGGAAGGGCGGCCCCGGCGTGTGAATGTGCCGGGGCCGTTGTGTCACCCTCATCGCGCCGCAGGGAGCGGGGCATGATCCATTCAGCCGATATCCGCGAGTGGCGCGACTGCGACGTCGTCGACCCAAAAGGACACAGGATCGGCTCGCTGGAAGCGATCTACGTGCACACCGCTACCGACGAACCGGCCATGGCCACCGTCCTCACCGGCTTGCCC
The Streptomyces sp. NBC_01296 DNA segment above includes these coding regions:
- a CDS encoding alpha/beta fold hydrolase, whose product is MQWYPNAELEVLPDTGHYAPEESPEAVAAAVEWYLGR
- a CDS encoding DUF5994 family protein; protein product: MADSDIPHPSPLLLPDEIHQAVKPGTALLRLETTRSREGLLDGAWWPRTRDIETELPALISVLSGHLGPITRVGVDASAWNGLPARLVIDGQVVHLDSDPVGDDTVLITRGHNDHFALLVVPPDTTADAAREAMARAVRADNITQAAQILIATTPEPTDGGSADPAA
- a CDS encoding DUF5994 family protein; the protein is MTTTLDRTASRDLAAELPARLSLTPKTTLAGLLDGAWWPHSRDLEAELPPLAAALEEPWGRVTRVTVNPTRWPVVPHTVAVDGRTLHVGWFTEQDPDKLILLSYTVGRWDLLVIPPETAPAAAARLMAAAAIPGSALTAAVLMANETVIGRGIRDARTRREATWEGEGGACMSPFGEPMGRSALPLPANGWR